A section of the bacterium genome encodes:
- a CDS encoding response regulator, translating to MGKKENIYVLCIEDDKATASLIKKCLERYGFDVDLVYDGKQGLMMAEANNYDAVTVDHKMPVYDGLEVVKKMSEKGLDLPIIMVTGKGSEAIAVEAMKIGVADYVVKDVDEGYLSLLPAVIEKAIAIKKMEREKLAAEKALVIEREQLLSIFDSMDSAVYVSDLKTYKVLYVNKHLMNVLKRNSVGKLCYKEFQNKDKPCEFCTNEILLKQHGEPYHWEFYNKMLKRNYLLTDRIIKWPGGKDVRLEIAVDITELTDVKDKLFQALKDKDALLREVHHRVKNNFAIISSLLNLQIGKLDDEKTKEVLIESRQRIKSMAAIHENLYVSKEMADINLREYLRKLTVDLFKTYRIDYENVVLEYDVDDITLDIDHMIPCGLIVNELVTNALKYAFPVNFQGKGIVKVTASIEDEVVKLSVANNGEPIPDDFDVYHTDSLGLKLVKILAEDQLSGRLELKRGDWTEFIITFRKYVK from the coding sequence ATGGGTAAGAAAGAGAATATTTATGTTCTTTGTATAGAGGATGACAAAGCTACTGCTTCTCTGATTAAAAAATGCCTTGAGAGGTACGGATTTGATGTTGATCTTGTCTATGACGGTAAGCAGGGTTTAATGATGGCAGAAGCGAATAATTATGATGCAGTTACTGTTGACCACAAAATGCCTGTTTATGACGGGCTTGAAGTAGTGAAAAAAATGTCGGAGAAAGGGCTTGACCTGCCAATCATTATGGTTACAGGTAAAGGGAGTGAAGCAATTGCAGTAGAAGCAATGAAGATAGGTGTGGCAGATTATGTTGTAAAGGATGTTGATGAAGGATACCTCAGCCTACTCCCTGCAGTAATTGAAAAGGCTATTGCTATTAAAAAGATGGAGAGGGAAAAACTTGCTGCTGAAAAAGCCCTTGTAATAGAAAGAGAACAGTTGTTAAGCATTTTTGACAGTATGGATAGTGCTGTGTACGTAAGTGATCTCAAAACTTATAAAGTTCTGTATGTTAACAAGCATTTAATGAATGTACTTAAACGTAACTCTGTAGGGAAATTGTGTTACAAGGAATTCCAGAATAAAGATAAACCGTGTGAATTCTGCACTAATGAAATCCTCCTAAAGCAACATGGAGAACCATATCATTGGGAGTTTTATAATAAAATGCTCAAGAGAAACTATCTGCTTACAGACAGAATAATAAAATGGCCGGGCGGAAAGGATGTGCGGCTTGAGATTGCAGTTGATATTACAGAGCTTACAGATGTAAAGGATAAACTTTTTCAGGCACTTAAGGATAAGGACGCTCTGCTGAGAGAGGTCCATCACAGGGTAAAGAATAATTTTGCCATTATTTCAAGCCTATTAAACCTGCAGATTGGGAAACTGGACGATGAAAAGACAAAGGAAGTATTAATTGAAAGCAGGCAGAGAATTAAATCCATGGCAGCGATTCACGAAAATTTGTATGTCTCAAAAGAAATGGCAGATATAAATTTAAGAGAATATCTGAGAAAATTGACTGTTGATCTATTTAAAACATATAGAATTGATTATGAAAATGTTGTACTTGAATATGATGTTGATGATATTACTCTTGATATTGACCATATGATTCCATGCGGATTGATCGTTAATGAACTTGTTACCAACGCCCTTAAGTATGCTTTTCCTGTGAATTTTCAGGGAAAAGGTATTGTGAAAGTTACTGCTTCGATTGAGGATGAAGTTGTTAAATTGTCAGTGGCAAACAATGGAGAACCCATCCCGGATGACTTTGATGTTTATCACACAGATTCACTCGGCCTGAAACTTGTTAAAATCCTGGCTGAAGATCAGCTTAGCGGCAGACTTGAACTTAAAAGAGGGGACTGGACAGAGTTTATTATTACATTCAGAAAATATGTTAAATAA